A genomic region of Rhodanobacter sp. contains the following coding sequences:
- the trpC gene encoding indole-3-glycerol phosphate synthase TrpC — translation MTDILNRILARKAEEVAERQSRLPLAELVARIPDLPDTRGFAAAMEAKIAAGEPAVIAEVKKASPSKGVIRADFDPAAIARSYEKGGAACLSVLTDSDFFQGSEAFLQQARAACSLPVLRKDFIIDPYQVHEARAIGADCVLLIVAALDDDVLLQLALQAAELDLDVLCEVHDEDELERALALPVPLIGVNNRNLRSFETSLETSLRLQELMEYDRILVAESGIRTPDDVAQLREGGINAFLVGEAFMRAEDPGAELKRLFGTK, via the coding sequence ATGACCGACATCCTCAACCGCATTCTCGCCCGCAAGGCGGAAGAAGTCGCCGAACGCCAGTCGCGGCTGCCGCTGGCCGAACTCGTCGCGCGCATCCCCGACCTGCCCGACACGCGCGGTTTCGCCGCGGCAATGGAGGCGAAGATCGCCGCCGGCGAGCCCGCAGTGATCGCCGAGGTAAAGAAAGCCAGCCCGAGCAAGGGCGTGATCCGCGCCGATTTCGACCCGGCGGCCATCGCCCGCAGCTACGAGAAAGGCGGCGCGGCCTGCCTTTCCGTGCTCACCGACAGCGACTTCTTCCAGGGCAGCGAGGCCTTCCTGCAGCAGGCGCGTGCGGCGTGTTCGCTGCCGGTGCTGCGCAAGGACTTCATCATCGACCCGTACCAGGTGCACGAGGCGCGTGCGATCGGCGCCGACTGCGTGCTGCTGATCGTCGCCGCGCTGGACGACGACGTGCTGTTGCAGCTTGCGTTGCAAGCCGCCGAGCTCGACCTCGACGTGCTGTGCGAAGTGCACGACGAGGACGAACTCGAACGCGCGCTGGCGTTGCCGGTGCCGCTGATCGGCGTCAACAACCGCAACCTGCGCAGCTTCGAGACCTCGCTGGAAACCTCGCTGCGGCTGCAGGAGCTGATGGAGTACGACCGCATCCTGGTCGCCGAATCCGGCATCCGCACGCCCGACGACGTGGCGCAACTGCGCGAGGGCGGCATCAACGCCTTCCTGGTCGGCGAGGCGTTCATGCGCGCCGAGGATCCCGGTGCGGAACTGAAGCGACTGTTCGGCACGAAGTGA
- the trpD gene encoding anthranilate phosphoribosyltransferase, whose amino-acid sequence MSERAITITPQEALQRTIEHREIFHDEMIALMRQIMAGEVSPLMTAAIVTGLRVKKETIGEITGAARVMRELAHKVDVPGDTSRLLDIVGTGGDGASSFNISTASMFVAAAAGARIAKHGGRSVSSKSGSADVLEALGARIDLQPAQVAQCLDETGIGFMFAPNHHPAMKVVAPVRKEMGVRTLFNILGPLTNPAGAPNILMGVFHPDLVGIQVRVLQQLGARRALVVWGRDGMDEISLGAATLVGELRDGVVREYEVEPEDFGLAMASSRNLRVADVAESKAMLEQVLAGERGVPHDIVCLNAGAALYAANAAGSIAEGIERARATIASGAAHAKMRDFVATTQRLSGRV is encoded by the coding sequence ATGAGCGAGCGCGCGATCACCATCACGCCGCAGGAGGCCCTGCAGCGCACGATCGAGCACCGCGAGATCTTCCACGACGAGATGATCGCGCTGATGCGCCAGATCATGGCCGGCGAGGTGAGCCCGCTGATGACCGCGGCCATTGTCACCGGCCTGCGCGTGAAGAAGGAGACCATCGGCGAGATCACCGGCGCGGCGCGCGTGATGCGCGAGCTGGCGCACAAGGTGGACGTGCCGGGCGACACTAGCCGCCTGCTCGACATCGTCGGTACCGGCGGCGACGGCGCTTCCAGCTTCAACATCTCCACGGCCTCGATGTTCGTGGCGGCGGCGGCCGGCGCGCGCATCGCCAAGCACGGCGGACGCAGCGTGTCGTCGAAATCCGGTAGCGCCGACGTGCTGGAGGCGCTGGGTGCGCGCATCGACCTGCAGCCGGCCCAGGTGGCGCAATGCCTGGACGAGACCGGCATCGGCTTCATGTTCGCGCCCAACCATCATCCGGCGATGAAGGTGGTGGCGCCGGTGCGCAAGGAAATGGGCGTGCGCACGCTGTTCAACATCCTCGGGCCGCTGACCAACCCGGCCGGCGCGCCGAACATCCTGATGGGCGTGTTCCACCCCGACCTGGTCGGCATCCAGGTACGCGTGCTGCAGCAGCTCGGTGCGCGGCGCGCGCTGGTGGTGTGGGGTCGCGACGGCATGGACGAGATTTCGCTGGGCGCGGCCACCCTGGTCGGCGAGCTGCGCGACGGCGTGGTGCGCGAGTACGAGGTGGAGCCGGAGGACTTCGGTCTGGCGATGGCCTCCAGCCGCAACCTGCGCGTGGCCGACGTGGCCGAATCGAAGGCGATGCTGGAGCAGGTGCTGGCCGGCGAACGCGGCGTGCCGCACGACATCGTCTGCCTCAACGCCGGCGCGGCGCTGTATGCGGCGAACGCGGCCGGTTCGATCGCCGAAGGCATCGAGCGCGCGCGCGCGACGATTGCCAGCGGCGCTGCGCATGCGAAAATGCGCGACTTCGTGGCAACGACGCAGCGGTTGTCCGGCAGGGTGTGA